Part of the Methanobacterium sp. genome, AAATCAATAATTTTCTTAATGGAGGGCTTTATTAAATAGGGGCTGTCCAATAATTGATTGTTATTATTAATTTTTCCTTAATTATATTCTGGCTGACAGTTGCTGGGTCGCATTTAAGCCTTTTTACCTGCAAATCTAACATAAGGTTTTTCATGTATTCTAATACCTATTTACAGTCATGCTATGTGTTGTAGCCAGTAATTTGTCCAAAATGGTGCCCATAAGCTTTCTAAAAGTGCTGCAATTATTAATAGAATTATTATTTTGGGCATTGTATTTTTAAGCTCATATATCATAACCTCTTTAATAGTTTTTAAAGTGCTTTTAATCCCATTTCTTCTTATAGATATGTATGCTTTAAAAGACTTTAAAGATATTCTAATACCGGCTATGCAGGCTAAATAGATGGCATAAAACTCAGGATATATATGAAATGACCCAATCCAAAGTATAACACCTTCAAAACCATGAAAACTTATATTTGCTGCTATATAACCAGTTGCAAATCCAACAGTATCTATTAATGTGATATAAGGATAGATTATAGTGGGACCTGTTAAAATTGTTATAAATGAATATAATAAATTATTCCACAAAAGAAAAATAAAACGGTTTGCAATTTCCATGTCAATGAATTCTTTATTAAGACCAATTTCTGTTGGATGCATATAACCTGTGATTGCTGCCACTATAATTTGGCCAAGTATTATAGTTAGTATGGAACTACAAAACAGGATTTTTCTTTTTCTTTTAACAAACGTGGAAAGTATACCTAAACAAATTCCAAGCATCAAAACTATAGAACTTAAATGAAATATTTCGATTTTAAGATGGGTTAAAAAAGCATATTCGAAAAATCCAGTAATACCTGCAAAGAATGTTAATATAATTGTTGCTGTTATTCCAAGCACTGTAAATTTATTTATTTTAAGCATAATAACCATTATTTATCATTAAAAATTGGAATGGAGGTCTAACCTCCAATTTTTATCTTCTGAATCTTCTTTGTCCACGTTGTTGTGCACGTGCTGCTGGAATACCGTAAATGGGCGCATTACCTCTAATACTCCACGTAGTATTGTTTCCAGTTCCAATGGACCTCAGCAAGGGATTGGTCTTGTATATGTGAAAATCTCTGCTCAGGTTCAATGTTTTCCTTGCTGGGGTCAGCAAGGTAAACACTTTCATTGGTTATTTCCATTACCACGCTGTAGTGTCCTTCACATTGATTGTTACAAAAGACTATGTTGTTGGGTTTAAGATCATCAACTGATAATTTCATACCAGTTGCACTTAAACCTTTTGACTGTGTAGCCCGTACCAGGCCGTACATGTTTGTCCCTAATTTATCTGTGCCACTTAGAACCATGAGTTTCTGTTCTGTTACGTTGATTCCTATGTTCTGCAGCACTGTTGCAAGCGCAGCTGGCCCGCAACTGTAATCTGTACTCTGCATTACAATTCCACTGGTATCTGTTTGTGGAATTGTAACATTGACAGTATAGTTATCTAAACTGTCATTTAAATCCAGAAGTTGCATATCCACGCTTTCTGTGGCCCCATCACTTGCTGGTACTGAGGAATTATCATTTTCTACAGTATCAAGCTCCATAGCTGTATTTAATGTTTCTATAGAACTATTCTGTTCTACAGTTGTGTTGAATGTCTCATTTATCTGAGATTCAACTCCTTTTCCTCGAACTGTTAAATCAGCAGTTTGAGTTATTTCACTATTTTTGACAGAGTCATCACTCTAACACTTCCTTTGTCATTGAATAAAAAATATTCAGCTATCAAGCACACGATGTTTTCTGCTTGATAGCTTAATGGATAGTTAATTCTTTACAGTGTTGAGCGTCTATCACTCAAATTGCATTAGTTATAAACCCCAAAAAAATAATAGTGCTAATACAATTATACCTGTAATTATAGTCATACCCCTAATAACTATCATAACTATTTTCCACAGTGCTTTTTTTTCAGATTTTTCTGTTACCTGTTTAATGCCATCTAAATAAAATCCTACTGCAAGCAAGATCCAAAGTAGTAGTAAGCCAAAATCTATTTTTCTTGGGTGTATAAATAATATTTGATGTATCTGAAGAAGACTAAGTATTATAAACGCTCCAATGAGAAAATAACTGATAATATCATTTTTTTGTTTTTTATTTTTTAAATCCTTTTCTGTATGAGTCAAACTAACACCTCCTTTGTGAAAATAAAAAATATTCAGCTATCAAGCACGCGATGTATATGATTGATAGCTTAATTAGATAGTTAATTCTTTAGCGTTGAGCGTCTATCCTGATTATAAGAGGCACCCATAATGGTGGAACCGGCCATCTAAACCAGACTCTCACACCTCTGTTATATGCATTAGCCCGCTCTAATAGATGTGCACTGAAAGCTATTAATACTGCGGCCGTTCCTGCTATCTTTGCTGTAATTCCCCATGCCGCAATAATTCCCGCAATCGTAGCTGCACCATACTTACCAGTGACAATGTTTCGTGTAGTATTGTTGCATAAATAAACTATAAATCCCCACCAGCGCCGAACTACTCTATTTACTCCACCTTTTCCTCGTATAGTCTGCAATGTTTCTGTTGTCAAAGTTTGGTTTTCTGCCTGTACAGTACTTGTATTTGTATTGTTGGCCTGTTCTGATGTCTGATTAAGGGAACCGCTTATCACTAACACGTTCCCGGTGAAAATTGCACTGAACTCTTCTCTGCTCAGTACAATGTTTCCCTTGCTTGGGTCAGCAAGATAAACGCTTTCATTGCTTATTTTTCTGATTACACTGTAATGGCCTTCGCCATCCAGTATAATATGCACGATGTTATTAGGTTTAAGATCATCAACTGATAATTTCATACCAGTTGCACTTAAACCTTTTGCTTTCGCTGCTTCTGATAATCCGTGCATTGTTGTCCCTGATGTATCTGTGCCAGCGAGGACCTTGAGATCCCCTTCTGTTGCGTTGATTCCCATGTTCTGCAGCACTGTTGCAAGCGCTGCCGGTCCACAACTGAAATCAGTGCTCTGCATTACAATTCCAGTGGTATCTATTTGTGGAATTGTAGCAGTAACATTTTCTGCACCTGTAGTATCGTTTTCTGAAACCACAGAATCTAAACCCTCATCTAAAAGCTGCGCATCTGCACCTGTAGCCTCTGCTGGTACAGGATCATTGCTCATTGTAGTATTTGTACTTGACACATTCGCAGTCAACGTTTCATTATCTATTCCTGTTGTTTCTCCACTTTCAACTGCTTCTACTAATTCAGATGCAGATGCAACA contains:
- a CDS encoding C39 family peptidase, translated to MYKLVAVLLVALIIGVTPAIATQYGETADTMAVKGKGADVASASELVEAVESGETTGIDNETLTANVSSTNTTMSNDPVPAEATGADAQLLDEGLDSVVSENDTTGAENVTATIPQIDTTGIVMQSTDFSCGPAALATVLQNMGINATEGDLKVLAGTDTSGTTMHGLSEAAKAKGLSATGMKLSVDDLKPNNIVHIILDGEGHYSVIRKISNESVYLADPSKGNIVLSREEFSAIFTGNVLVISGSLNQTSEQANNTNTSTVQAENQTLTTETLQTIRGKGGVNRVVRRWWGFIVYLCNNTTRNIVTGKYGAATIAGIIAAWGITAKIAGTAAVLIAFSAHLLERANAYNRGVRVWFRWPVPPLWVPLIIRIDAQR
- a CDS encoding cysteine peptidase family C39 domain-containing protein, yielding MELDTVENDNSSVPASDGATESVDMQLLDLNDSLDNYTVNVTIPQTDTSGIVMQSTDYSCGPAALATVLQNIGINVTEQKLMVLSGTDKLGTNMYGLVRATQSKGLSATGMKLSVDDLKPNNIVFCNNQCEGHYSVVMEITNESVYLADPSKENIEPEQRFSHIQDQSLAEVHWNWKQYYVEY
- a CDS encoding stage II sporulation protein M is translated as MLKINKFTVLGITATIILTFFAGITGFFEYAFLTHLKIEIFHLSSIVLMLGICLGILSTFVKRKRKILFCSSILTIILGQIIVAAITGYMHPTEIGLNKEFIDMEIANRFIFLLWNNLLYSFITILTGPTIIYPYITLIDTVGFATGYIAANISFHGFEGVILWIGSFHIYPEFYAIYLACIAGIRISLKSFKAYISIRRNGIKSTLKTIKEVMIYELKNTMPKIIILLIIAALLESLWAPFWTNYWLQHIA